In one window of Ignatzschineria indica DNA:
- a CDS encoding 5'-methylthioadenosine/adenosylhomocysteine nucleosidase — MMIGIIGAMAQEVTLLASMINSPEKRIIAGVEFIQGELQGHQVVLLRSGVGKVQAAMATTLLHEHYHPSMIINIGSAGGLISGMEIGDIIISSESGHHDVDLSPIGLEPAVLPDLPKTFPSDPELVALVEKVLTELDINSKIGLIATGDAFIADQKQVAMIKEIFPNVLAVEMEAAAIAQVAHLYQTPFIVMRALSDLPDKEMPMSFVEYLDLAAKNSSQIVLKVLEALPAQG, encoded by the coding sequence ATCATGATCGGAATCATTGGTGCGATGGCACAAGAAGTTACTCTCTTAGCAAGTATGATCAATTCCCCAGAAAAACGCATTATTGCCGGCGTTGAATTTATTCAGGGAGAGCTTCAAGGACATCAAGTAGTTCTTCTTCGCTCTGGCGTAGGCAAGGTGCAAGCTGCAATGGCAACGACGCTTCTTCATGAACACTACCATCCATCGATGATAATCAATATCGGTTCTGCCGGTGGCCTCATTTCTGGGATGGAGATTGGTGATATTATTATCTCTAGTGAAAGTGGGCATCATGATGTCGATCTCTCCCCTATCGGTTTAGAGCCTGCAGTACTTCCCGATCTCCCTAAAACATTTCCCTCCGATCCTGAACTTGTCGCATTGGTAGAAAAGGTTCTTACAGAGCTCGATATCAATTCTAAAATTGGCCTTATTGCCACAGGAGATGCTTTTATCGCGGATCAAAAACAGGTCGCTATGATTAAAGAGATCTTTCCCAATGTTTTAGCGGTAGAGATGGAAGCTGCCGCCATCGCACAAGTCGCTCATCTCTATCAAACCCCCTTCATCGTGATGCGCGCACTCTCTGATCTTCCTGATAAAGAGATGCCGATGAGCTTTGTTGAATATCTCGATCTTGCAGCTAAAAACTCTAGTCAGATCGTCCTTAAAGTCTTAGAGGCGCTTCCTGCTCAGGGTTAG
- a CDS encoding DUF805 domain-containing protein, translated as MSKPHEKIQKAPAYFAINFTGRIGRLEFANRFTTYLLLAIVIYCVYYFVIEQGIFSLTESADKSIDMTQTLGRIIFHAGFIGAVILLNIRAVVMRLHDINLSGWWATLLFIFPYSLELIIIMMPMTLDKTVYYTLFFILISLALLIRLFPFIMPGSAVANRYGMPIPRGKPYGLILLLLFVTIGSYFLYQYITLQTITITFLYAAV; from the coding sequence ATGAGCAAACCCCATGAAAAGATACAGAAAGCGCCTGCTTATTTTGCGATCAATTTCACCGGTAGAATTGGACGCCTCGAATTTGCCAATCGTTTTACAACCTATCTCTTATTGGCGATTGTGATCTATTGCGTCTACTACTTTGTGATTGAACAGGGAATTTTCTCTCTAACTGAATCTGCTGATAAATCGATCGACATGACCCAAACATTGGGAAGAATCATCTTCCATGCCGGCTTTATTGGTGCTGTTATTCTTCTTAATATTCGTGCCGTCGTGATGCGCCTTCATGATATCAATCTCTCGGGATGGTGGGCGACGCTCCTCTTTATATTCCCCTACTCATTAGAGCTCATTATTATTATGATGCCGATGACATTAGATAAAACGGTCTACTATACACTCTTCTTTATTCTAATCTCTTTAGCACTCTTAATTCGACTCTTCCCCTTTATTATGCCGGGAAGCGCTGTTGCTAATCGTTATGGAATGCCGATTCCACGAGGAAAGCCTTATGGACTCATTCTCCTACTCCTCTTTGTGACTATCGGGAGCTATTTCCTCTATCAATATATTACGCTCCAGACAATCACTATCACTTTCCTCTATGCCGCGGTTTAA
- a CDS encoding amino acid permease, which translates to MGQVAGKEETKLKRGLKNRHIQMIALGGAIGTGLFYGSAESIALVGPAILLAYLLGGFIIYLIMTMMGEMSTHEPVAGAFSHFSYKYWGEFPGFLAGWNYWFLYILVSMAELSVIGIYIQVWFPEIPLWVSSLTVLIIITIINLFSIRIYGEFEFWFALVKVLAIMLLIALGAYLIITGTDGASIANLWQHGGFFPYGVKEFLLSLVIVMFSFGGTELIGITAGEADDPKKSIPKAIKQVIWRILLFYILSIAVLMILHPWNEIGTDGSPFVIIFKEMGFGIVNTPFGEINIPATFFNIVVLSAAISVYNSGIYSNGRMLFGLAEQGNAPKFFMKLNRNSAPVVAILFSSLCTLIAVVINFLVPEGAFMRIMSLAVAAATITWGLIVIVQYKFRKQVDEKSLTFKVPFYPISNFIALAFLALLLVMMTQSGSMVYAVIVIPIWIIVLYIGFRVKKRLEKRM; encoded by the coding sequence ATGGGTCAAGTAGCAGGAAAGGAAGAAACAAAATTAAAACGGGGGCTTAAGAATCGTCATATTCAGATGATCGCTTTAGGCGGAGCTATCGGTACGGGATTATTTTATGGATCAGCTGAGTCGATCGCTTTGGTCGGACCGGCGATTCTACTCGCTTATCTATTGGGTGGATTTATTATCTATCTTATTATGACGATGATGGGGGAGATGTCGACTCATGAGCCTGTTGCCGGCGCATTTAGCCATTTTTCTTATAAATATTGGGGCGAATTCCCGGGCTTTTTAGCGGGTTGGAACTACTGGTTTCTCTATATATTGGTCAGTATGGCTGAGCTCTCGGTGATTGGAATCTATATACAGGTTTGGTTTCCGGAGATTCCTCTTTGGGTCTCTTCACTGACGGTATTGATCATTATCACCATTATTAATCTCTTCTCGATTCGGATCTATGGTGAGTTTGAGTTTTGGTTTGCATTGGTAAAAGTACTGGCAATTATGCTTCTTATCGCTCTCGGTGCTTATCTTATTATCACCGGCACCGATGGTGCTTCCATTGCTAATCTTTGGCAGCATGGTGGATTTTTCCCTTATGGTGTTAAAGAGTTTCTTCTCTCCTTAGTCATTGTAATGTTCTCCTTTGGAGGAACAGAGCTGATCGGTATAACGGCAGGGGAGGCAGATGATCCCAAAAAGTCGATTCCTAAAGCGATCAAGCAGGTGATTTGGCGTATTCTTCTCTTCTATATCTTATCGATTGCTGTGTTGATGATTTTGCACCCTTGGAATGAGATCGGAACGGATGGTAGCCCCTTTGTTATTATCTTTAAAGAGATGGGTTTTGGTATTGTGAATACCCCATTTGGCGAGATCAATATCCCGGCGACCTTCTTCAACATTGTGGTATTGTCGGCGGCGATCTCTGTCTACAATAGTGGAATCTATAGTAATGGGCGGATGCTCTTTGGTTTAGCAGAGCAGGGCAATGCGCCTAAATTCTTTATGAAGCTCAATCGTAATTCCGCGCCGGTGGTGGCTATCCTCTTCTCATCACTTTGTACCTTGATTGCTGTTGTCATCAACTTCTTAGTGCCGGAGGGAGCATTTATGCGCATTATGTCTCTTGCGGTAGCGGCTGCAACTATCACATGGGGATTGATTGTGATTGTGCAATATAAGTTTAGAAAGCAGGTAGATGAGAAGAGCTTAACCTTCAAAGTCCCTTTCTATCCGATCAGTAACTTTATTGCATTAGCTTTCTTGGCATTGCTTCTTGTGATGATGACGCAATCGGGCAGTATGGTTTATGCTGTGATTGTTATTCCGATCTGGATTATCGTGCTCTATATTGGTTTTAGGGTGAAAAAACGATTAGAGAAGCGTATGTGA
- a CDS encoding DsbA family oxidoreductase — protein MNIQIWSDFSCPFCYIGKHNLEQAIMQLSEEEMAMIKIQYRSFELAPDAPLYTEESLAEVLAERYQTTVEKAKEMTVNTAGMAATVGLTINNDKVIPTSTFLAHQLLHYVANRAPSKIKACADLLFKAYFQEGVNLSDIVALIEIADKLKLDLTDVKKSLDDETYVNAVRDDEKIAHRINIQSVPFFVIDNEIAIQGAQKVEDFHDFIVKYLEEKKNQPLDA, from the coding sequence ATGAATATCCAAATTTGGTCTGATTTTTCATGCCCATTTTGTTATATCGGTAAACACAATTTAGAACAAGCCATCATGCAATTGAGTGAAGAGGAGATGGCGATGATCAAAATTCAGTATCGCAGCTTTGAACTTGCGCCTGATGCGCCGCTCTATACTGAAGAATCTCTAGCTGAAGTATTAGCTGAACGCTACCAAACAACTGTTGAAAAAGCGAAAGAGATGACGGTCAATACCGCGGGAATGGCTGCAACCGTTGGCCTTACGATCAATAATGATAAAGTCATTCCTACAAGCACATTTTTAGCGCATCAACTTCTTCACTATGTTGCCAATAGAGCGCCTAGTAAAATTAAGGCTTGTGCGGATCTTCTCTTTAAGGCTTACTTTCAGGAGGGTGTTAACCTGAGTGATATCGTCGCCCTGATTGAGATTGCCGATAAACTAAAACTCGATCTTACCGATGTGAAGAAATCTTTAGATGATGAAACTTATGTAAATGCCGTTCGTGATGATGAAAAGATCGCACATCGCATCAATATTCAGAGCGTTCCTTTCTTTGTGATCGATAATGAGATCGCGATTCAAGGCGCACAAAAAGTAGAGGATTTTCATGATTTTATTGTGAAATATCTTGAAGAGAAAAAGAACCAACCTTTAGATGCTTAG
- the cas7fv gene encoding type I-Fv CRISPR-associated protein Cas7fv yields the protein MNKVTGIKSVDFKIKAFGYGVVNWNGPTTLMGDNGKTVDNHTLPKLRGYTNLSGKVKDDTGYKYRKEASDINFQETPMYISQNCIRHHLFRDQAYDLHYAKDKNLEDVIASITGLIRGYVVPSSQCKRTSPLLITDFVDQLGNGNFEQMGRSGSKEKEINKKGEESSNSFFSKTTFGDTEYEAYGSISIEQLEFISLDKKFDRAALVIKEGDGEKVAQKVADFIKSLDPSRDPKAVFHPNYVRVGTIFEEGEAGILLDNTAIDILVKETLKMLQNLTIRQAKGYMYVDSVEVDYNDSNKMMRIKRNPEQIESTPERDYAVYFKAQ from the coding sequence ATGAATAAGGTCACAGGTATTAAAAGTGTAGATTTTAAAATCAAAGCGTTCGGTTATGGTGTGGTGAATTGGAATGGACCCACAACGTTAATGGGGGATAATGGTAAAACGGTTGATAACCATACACTGCCGAAATTGCGAGGCTATACTAATCTATCCGGCAAAGTGAAAGATGATACAGGTTATAAATATCGTAAAGAAGCCTCTGATATCAATTTTCAAGAAACACCCATGTATATCAGCCAAAACTGTATTCGTCATCATCTCTTTAGAGATCAAGCTTATGATCTGCATTATGCAAAAGATAAAAATTTAGAAGATGTGATTGCTTCTATTACCGGATTAATTAGAGGTTATGTTGTTCCTTCTAGTCAATGTAAACGCACAAGTCCGCTTTTAATTACCGACTTTGTGGATCAATTAGGAAATGGTAACTTTGAGCAGATGGGACGATCGGGTTCAAAAGAGAAAGAGATCAATAAGAAAGGGGAAGAATCGAGTAACTCTTTCTTCTCTAAAACAACTTTTGGAGATACGGAATATGAAGCTTATGGCTCTATCAGTATTGAACAGTTAGAATTTATCTCGCTTGATAAAAAGTTTGATCGTGCTGCGCTGGTCATTAAAGAAGGCGATGGTGAGAAAGTTGCTCAGAAAGTGGCTGATTTTATCAAGAGCTTAGACCCCTCTAGAGATCCTAAAGCGGTATTTCACCCTAATTATGTGCGTGTAGGAACGATTTTTGAAGAAGGGGAAGCAGGAATACTGTTAGATAATACGGCGATTGATATTCTTGTGAAAGAGACCTTAAAAATGTTACAAAATCTCACTATTCGTCAAGCAAAAGGCTATATGTATGTGGATAGTGTTGAGGTCGATTACAACGATAGTAATAAGATGATGCGAATTAAGCGTAATCCTGAACAAATTGAATCTACACCTGAGCGGGATTATGCGGTTTATTTTAAAGCACAATAG
- the cas5fv gene encoding type I-Fv CRISPR-associated protein Cas5fv, translating into MQIIIDYESSWRNSFLDGSNNEPLPKNGRKFIASMTELKKAGNYKAHQITKDTVMGILNRLIGDQRKLYQSRLDEHYYFQYIESILTEKDIEDHIQYKDQEMVFIRNISGSEDQNSFTGMIKAKDVSFNSEFSEHLWGVLFIPFPEIADWILADDIQVKIENLPTLDPMSVIEQLEHLNTIKAIELEGKLKEAYEKIVLSFPEVDFKLTAKGLFTPISFYTAALYLQLDRLSKQYDLSEVVTAQGGLSGISKRGFTKKDFMKRYTTGPKKLVWGNPYLLKTRVKGEGEMTQLLTKVTGKLTINLNISSEEARDLEDKIRNAGVSAFYLGKKGLAYVSDIRI; encoded by the coding sequence ATGCAAATCATTATTGATTACGAATCCTCTTGGCGAAATTCTTTCTTAGATGGCTCTAATAATGAGCCATTACCTAAGAATGGCCGTAAGTTTATTGCATCTATGACTGAATTGAAGAAAGCAGGTAACTATAAAGCGCATCAAATCACCAAAGATACGGTGATGGGGATTTTGAATAGATTAATAGGGGATCAGCGTAAGCTCTATCAATCAAGGTTAGATGAACATTACTATTTTCAATATATCGAATCTATATTGACAGAAAAAGATATCGAAGATCATATTCAATACAAAGATCAAGAAATGGTATTTATCCGCAATATTTCAGGTAGTGAAGATCAAAACTCCTTTACAGGCATGATTAAAGCCAAAGATGTCTCATTTAATAGCGAATTTTCTGAGCATTTATGGGGCGTATTATTTATCCCCTTCCCAGAGATTGCAGATTGGATTCTTGCTGATGATATTCAAGTAAAGATAGAAAATCTTCCAACTTTAGATCCTATGAGTGTTATTGAGCAATTAGAACATTTAAATACGATTAAAGCTATTGAACTAGAAGGGAAACTGAAAGAAGCTTATGAAAAAATAGTCCTCAGTTTTCCAGAGGTCGATTTTAAACTTACGGCGAAAGGTCTATTTACGCCTATCAGTTTTTATACTGCAGCTCTATATCTTCAGCTCGATCGTTTAAGTAAACAATACGATTTAAGTGAAGTTGTAACAGCACAAGGAGGGTTAAGTGGTATTTCTAAAAGAGGATTTACCAAAAAAGATTTTATGAAGCGTTATACGACAGGCCCCAAAAAATTGGTATGGGGAAATCCTTATTTACTCAAAACGAGAGTAAAGGGTGAGGGAGAAATGACGCAGTTACTGACTAAAGTAACGGGAAAATTAACGATAAACCTAAATATTTCTTCTGAAGAAGCACGGGATCTAGAAGATAAGATTCGAAATGCCGGAGTTTCAGCCTTTTATCTTGGTAAGAAAGGATTAGCGTATGTTTCAGATATTCGTATCTAA
- the cas6f gene encoding type I-F CRISPR-associated endoribonuclease Cas6/Csy4: MKYYIELTLIENSQGNLYSLWTRIYTQIHLAFVERKDKRNRIHYGVSFPNYFFNERASIGILGDKIRIFAETKEELFLLVLPKWLERLSDYVHIQSIKEVPNKIESYAKYQRYQSKGDARLEKERRGYAEHYAQQNSVSIEEALNRYSHWERREVNFPYIQIKSLQSDQNFKLFIKKEIVNVDSDNSFNQLFTTYGLSAGGVVPEF; encoded by the coding sequence ATGAAATATTACATTGAGCTGACATTGATCGAGAATAGTCAGGGGAACTTGTATTCTTTATGGACTAGAATCTATACCCAGATACATTTAGCATTTGTTGAGCGTAAAGATAAGCGCAATAGAATTCATTATGGCGTATCTTTTCCTAATTACTTTTTTAATGAAAGAGCTAGTATCGGTATCTTGGGTGATAAAATTCGCATTTTTGCAGAGACCAAAGAGGAACTGTTTCTTCTTGTGCTTCCAAAGTGGTTAGAGCGATTGTCGGATTATGTTCATATTCAATCAATTAAGGAAGTACCTAATAAAATTGAGAGTTATGCGAAATATCAGCGCTATCAGTCTAAAGGGGATGCTCGGTTAGAGAAGGAAAGAAGAGGATATGCTGAACATTACGCTCAACAAAACTCTGTCTCTATCGAAGAAGCGTTAAACAGATATTCTCACTGGGAAAGAAGAGAAGTCAATTTTCCTTATATCCAAATAAAGAGTTTACAATCTGATCAAAACTTTAAACTTTTTATTAAAAAAGAAATTGTTAATGTGGATTCAGATAATAGTTTTAATCAACTCTTTACAACCTATGGTTTATCTGCTGGGGGAGTTGTTCCCGAGTTTTAA
- a CDS encoding PaaI family thioesterase: protein MTGERTVESVNGYQGKNLLKTLGIEMVELSEKYAEAKMPVTEALQQTMGYLHGGATIALAETVGGIGSFAILPLDEACVGMQISASHLSSASIGDTVIAKADLLHKGRRSHVWDVNIYSEKSGKLISTIKVTNAIVPIQSAKPKSED, encoded by the coding sequence ATGACTGGGGAAAGAACCGTAGAGAGTGTTAATGGCTATCAAGGTAAGAACCTATTAAAGACACTCGGTATCGAGATGGTTGAGCTAAGTGAGAAGTATGCTGAGGCAAAGATGCCGGTGACAGAGGCACTTCAACAGACGATGGGCTATCTCCATGGCGGTGCAACAATTGCATTGGCGGAAACTGTCGGAGGGATCGGCTCTTTTGCCATACTACCTCTTGATGAAGCTTGTGTCGGAATGCAGATTAGTGCAAGTCATCTCTCTTCGGCAAGTATAGGTGATACGGTGATCGCGAAAGCTGATCTGCTCCATAAAGGGCGTCGAAGTCATGTTTGGGATGTGAATATCTACTCAGAAAAGAGTGGTAAGTTAATCTCAACAATTAAAGTGACAAATGCGATTGTACCGATTCAGAGCGCAAAACCTAAGAGTGAAGATTAG
- a CDS encoding NAD-dependent succinate-semialdehyde dehydrogenase, giving the protein MAFQTVNPYTNEVIKTFESATREEIVSAIGVADQAFQNWKKLPVSERVVYLQKAADLLRKNADEYAKVITLEMGKIFAEAKGEVELSAQILEYYVRHAEEQLQPRKLPVMDPAEGDAELVYEPLGVLLAIEPWNFPFYQVARILAPQLSAGNTLILKHASNIPQCALAFEQLMKDAGLPEGVFQNLFIEHDDVELVLADPRVCGVALTGSEFAGSAVAQVAGKHLKKAIMELGGADAFVVLDDADIDKTVAWGVFGRHWNAGQVCVSSKRMILDAKIYDEYLEKYTAGVAALKAGDPMDPETQLAPLSSQRAKDGLLKQIEEAVKHGAIATEVGPKVPEQGCFVQPTILTNVTPDNPAYYQEFFGPVSMIIKAEDEADAIRIANDSPFGLGGSVFTSDNERGRRVANQISTGMVFVNHPTMVKADLPFGGIRRSGYGRELIDLGLKEFVNIKLVDVVDIDAPF; this is encoded by the coding sequence ATGGCATTTCAAACAGTTAACCCTTATACAAATGAAGTGATTAAAACTTTCGAAAGTGCAACACGTGAAGAGATTGTTTCGGCAATCGGCGTTGCGGATCAAGCATTTCAAAACTGGAAAAAACTTCCGGTCTCTGAGCGCGTTGTCTACCTTCAAAAAGCTGCGGATCTTCTTCGTAAAAATGCAGATGAGTATGCGAAAGTGATCACTCTTGAGATGGGTAAAATCTTTGCTGAAGCAAAAGGTGAAGTGGAACTTTCCGCACAGATCTTAGAATACTATGTTCGTCATGCAGAAGAGCAACTTCAACCAAGAAAACTTCCTGTTATGGACCCTGCAGAAGGTGATGCAGAATTAGTATATGAGCCATTAGGTGTTCTTCTTGCTATCGAGCCTTGGAACTTCCCTTTCTATCAAGTTGCACGTATTCTCGCACCGCAACTCTCTGCGGGTAATACGCTTATCCTCAAACATGCATCGAATATTCCACAATGTGCTTTAGCATTTGAACAATTGATGAAAGATGCCGGTCTTCCTGAAGGTGTTTTCCAAAATCTCTTTATTGAACATGATGACGTTGAGCTTGTACTAGCTGATCCTCGCGTTTGTGGTGTTGCTTTAACAGGTTCTGAATTTGCAGGTTCTGCAGTGGCTCAAGTTGCCGGCAAACATCTTAAAAAAGCGATTATGGAATTAGGTGGTGCTGATGCATTTGTAGTATTAGATGATGCGGATATCGATAAAACAGTAGCTTGGGGTGTATTTGGTCGTCATTGGAATGCAGGTCAAGTTTGTGTCTCTTCAAAACGTATGATTCTTGATGCAAAAATCTATGATGAGTATTTAGAGAAATATACTGCCGGCGTTGCAGCATTAAAAGCTGGTGATCCGATGGACCCTGAAACTCAACTTGCACCACTCTCTTCACAACGTGCGAAAGATGGTCTTTTAAAACAGATCGAAGAAGCCGTAAAACATGGCGCAATTGCAACAGAAGTGGGTCCAAAAGTTCCTGAGCAAGGCTGTTTTGTTCAACCAACAATTTTAACAAATGTAACACCTGATAATCCTGCATACTACCAAGAGTTCTTCGGCCCTGTATCGATGATTATCAAAGCAGAAGATGAAGCTGATGCAATCCGCATCGCGAATGACTCACCATTTGGTTTAGGTGGATCTGTCTTCACTTCAGATAATGAGCGTGGCCGTCGTGTTGCAAATCAAATTTCAACAGGAATGGTTTTCGTCAACCATCCAACAATGGTTAAAGCAGACCTCCCATTCGGTGGTATTCGCCGTTCAGGTTATGGCCGCGAATTGATCGACTTAGGTCTTAAAGAGTTCGTTAACATCAAACTCGTAGACGTTGTCGATATCGACGCTCCATTCTAA
- a CDS encoding class I SAM-dependent methyltransferase: MAKIKMIDEIDFGALYREHAKASLRRPKTAADWDARAEKLAAEGEGSSNDYAAAFLDRMELSGVKTVLDVGSGSGTIALAVAPYVEKVYALDHSPKMLALLAEKAKMAGIDNIETILLSWEDDWSDVPVCDIALSSRSSMVSDLEDALDKLNSRAEKAVYMTMTMRQGYINREFLDLLEREYIGFPTYIYALNLLYQQGYNVAVDFITADHRRQREALSLEDFVKEVDRSLGPLSSSEKERVERYYSANHERLLQLYHDIRPWAFLHWDRR, from the coding sequence ATGGCAAAGATTAAGATGATTGATGAGATCGATTTTGGGGCGCTCTATAGAGAACATGCAAAAGCTTCATTGCGCCGGCCTAAAACAGCAGCTGACTGGGATGCTCGGGCAGAGAAGTTGGCGGCGGAAGGAGAGGGTAGTAGTAATGACTATGCAGCAGCCTTTTTAGATCGGATGGAACTCTCCGGCGTTAAAACGGTATTAGATGTTGGCTCTGGTAGTGGCACGATCGCACTTGCAGTTGCGCCTTATGTGGAGAAGGTCTATGCGCTTGATCATAGTCCAAAGATGTTAGCACTCTTAGCTGAAAAGGCGAAAATGGCGGGCATCGATAATATCGAGACTATTCTTCTCTCATGGGAGGATGATTGGTCTGATGTGCCGGTCTGTGATATTGCGCTCTCTTCTCGCTCTTCGATGGTCTCCGATCTTGAAGATGCGCTCGATAAACTTAATAGTCGAGCAGAAAAGGCGGTCTATATGACAATGACGATGCGGCAAGGTTATATCAATCGGGAATTTCTCGATCTTTTAGAACGGGAGTATATCGGTTTTCCAACCTATATCTATGCGCTCAATCTTCTCTATCAACAAGGCTATAATGTTGCTGTTGATTTTATTACGGCAGATCATCGCCGGCAGAGAGAAGCGCTTTCGTTAGAGGATTTTGTGAAGGAAGTCGATCGCTCATTAGGCCCGCTCTCATCATCTGAAAAAGAGCGGGTTGAGAGATATTACTCTGCCAATCATGAGCGTCTTTTGCAGCTCTATCACGATATCCGACCATGGGCTTTTCTCCATTGGGATCGTCGCTAA